The segment TTTTCATTTGCGAATGTGTTGTATTCTGCGCTTCATCCAAAATCACAAAAGCATTATCCAAGGTTCTTCCACGCATGAATGCTAATGGTGCAATTTGTATAATTCCTTTTAATATGTAATCTTCCAAAGTTTGTGGCGGAATCATATCACGCAATGCATCGTATAAAGGTTGCATATACGGATCAAGTTTTTCTTTCATATCACCAGGAAGAAATCCCAGATTTTCACCAGCTTCCACAGCAGGGCGCGTTAAAATAATTCTTTTTACCTGTTTTTCCTTTAGTGCTTTTACTGCCAAAGCAACTCCGGTATAAGTCTTCCCGGTTCCGGCTGGACCAACTGCAAAAACCATATCGTTTTTAGCGACGTAATCTACCAGCTTTTGTTGGTTAGGCGTCATCGCTTTGATGAGCTTCCCTCCTATTCCGTGAACCAATATCTTATCACTGTCAGGCATGCGTTGCTCTTCCTGTGAGTTGCTTTGTATAACGCGATCGATAACATTATCATCAATATTGTTATAACGTGTAAAATGTAACATCAGGCGGTTAAAGCGGTTTTCGAACTCATCTAACTCTTCTTTCTCTCCGAATGCTTTTAATGTGGTGCCTCGGGCTACGATTTTGAGTTTAGGGTAATATCTTTTAATGGTTTCAAGATGGG is part of the Flavobacterium sangjuense genome and harbors:
- a CDS encoding PhoH family protein — protein: MNERIIELHDIAPKEFWGAQDAHLETIKRYYPKLKIVARGTTLKAFGEKEELDEFENRFNRLMLHFTRYNNIDDNVIDRVIQSNSQEEQRMPDSDKILVHGIGGKLIKAMTPNQQKLVDYVAKNDMVFAVGPAGTGKTYTGVALAVKALKEKQVKRIILTRPAVEAGENLGFLPGDMKEKLDPYMQPLYDALRDMIPPQTLEDYILKGIIQIAPLAFMRGRTLDNAFVILDEAQNTTHSQMKMFLTRMGKSAKFIITGDPGQVDLPRRTISGLKEALLVLKDIEGIGIIYLDDKDIVRHRLVKKVIDAYKSIENND